One segment of Pseudomonadota bacterium DNA contains the following:
- a CDS encoding adenylyltransferase/cytidyltransferase family protein gives MGQIIKELAQLKDILEIEKKKGKKIVFGNGCFDILHVGHIRYLKGAKELGDILIIAINDDVSVAELGKRKKVVTPATERVEIISSLECVDYVTTFSEPTVEHLLLELKPHIHAKGTDYTEDNVPERNIVLSYGGKVAIVGDPKDHSTRDIITLIKQS, from the coding sequence ATGGGACAGATAATAAAAGAACTTGCTCAATTAAAAGACATTCTCGAAATAGAAAAGAAAAAAGGGAAAAAGATAGTCTTCGGGAACGGTTGTTTTGACATTCTTCATGTTGGCCATATAAGGTATTTGAAAGGCGCAAAGGAACTTGGCGACATCCTTATTATTGCAATAAACGATGATGTTTCTGTAGCGGAGCTGGGGAAGAGGAAGAAGGTCGTAACACCGGCAACGGAGAGGGTCGAGATCATTTCATCCCTGGAGTGTGTTGATTACGTGACAACATTCAGCGAGCCCACCGTAGAGCATCTGTTGCTTGAACTAAAACCACATATACACGCAAAGGGTACGGATTATACTGAGGATAACGTCCCGGAAAGGAATATTGTCCTGTCTTACGGAGGAAAAGTGGCCATTGTGGGCGACCCCAAGGACCATTCCACACGGGATATAATCACATTAATCAAGCAGTCCTGA
- a CDS encoding methylenetetrahydrofolate reductase C-terminal domain-containing protein, whose translation MAVNRFKETLLRRDQFIYTVELVPGRGAHGKVQDDILALADKAVHGGLVHALSITDNPGGHPTLAPEVIGVEIRRMGIDPIIHFTCKDKNRNQIESILYAFDRVGIRNLLAMTGDFPLYGFEGKAKPVFDLDSVQLLHLMSMMNQGLEINSMAPGGGARLPPTHLIKGCAVSPFKKLESETMAQYFKLWKKVQAGADFIVTQVGFDARKFDEFLRYMRYCEIRIPVIGNVYVLNFPVARVMNQKGVPGCMVTDDLFRTCEEESRSPDKGKAARLERAAKQIALLRGIGYDGVHIGGFNLKYEDVEWVIGRSIEISGNWTSFIREFDYPQPGGFYLYKKDPDTGLNSDIFSNETSHPDKSPGYALMRLFHSAVFAQDTPLYKAACSFFRTVEGTMLKGPFTEMEHIIKYISSRCRRCGDCTLAEIAFLCPQSQCPKSLFNGPCGGSMEGWCEVFPGKRRCIFVRAYDRLKSYNEESSLKGEYICPRNWELDQTSSWTNYFLGRDHRKTTCDK comes from the coding sequence ATGGCGGTCAATCGTTTTAAAGAGACCCTGTTGAGGCGCGACCAATTCATATACACCGTTGAACTGGTCCCTGGAAGAGGGGCGCACGGAAAGGTTCAGGATGATATCCTTGCGCTTGCCGATAAGGCCGTCCATGGAGGACTCGTTCATGCCCTCTCTATTACGGATAATCCCGGTGGACACCCGACTCTTGCCCCCGAAGTAATCGGAGTCGAGATCAGACGGATGGGTATTGACCCCATCATTCATTTTACATGCAAGGACAAAAACAGAAATCAGATCGAATCAATTCTTTATGCGTTTGACCGTGTGGGTATCCGAAATCTGCTTGCCATGACCGGAGATTTTCCTCTATACGGGTTTGAAGGAAAAGCAAAACCGGTTTTTGACCTTGATTCGGTTCAGCTTTTACATCTTATGAGCATGATGAACCAGGGGCTGGAAATTAACAGCATGGCCCCGGGAGGAGGCGCCAGACTTCCCCCTACTCATTTAATCAAGGGCTGTGCGGTTTCACCTTTTAAGAAGCTCGAATCCGAAACCATGGCTCAGTATTTCAAACTATGGAAGAAGGTACAAGCCGGAGCAGACTTTATCGTAACACAGGTGGGTTTTGATGCCCGCAAGTTTGATGAGTTTCTCCGCTACATGCGTTACTGCGAAATCAGAATTCCCGTCATCGGTAACGTATATGTCCTCAACTTCCCGGTGGCAAGGGTAATGAACCAAAAGGGTGTTCCCGGATGCATGGTAACAGATGATCTCTTCCGCACCTGTGAGGAGGAATCCCGCTCCCCTGATAAGGGGAAAGCCGCCCGTCTCGAAAGGGCGGCAAAGCAGATTGCACTTCTCCGCGGGATCGGCTATGACGGCGTCCATATCGGCGGATTTAACCTGAAGTATGAAGACGTTGAATGGGTAATAGGCAGATCAATAGAAATATCCGGCAACTGGACATCCTTTATCCGCGAATTTGATTATCCGCAGCCCGGAGGATTTTATCTGTACAAGAAAGACCCTGATACAGGACTTAACAGCGATATTTTTTCCAATGAAACAAGCCATCCGGATAAAAGCCCGGGTTATGCTCTCATGCGCCTTTTTCACAGTGCAGTATTTGCTCAGGATACTCCCCTTTACAAGGCAGCCTGCTCATTCTTCAGGACTGTTGAAGGCACAATGCTGAAGGGACCTTTTACAGAAATGGAACACATAATAAAGTACATCAGTTCACGTTGCCGCCGTTGCGGAGACTGCACACTGGCAGAAATAGCCTTTTTATGCCCTCAGTCGCAGTGCCCCAAGTCCCTTTTTAATGGTCCATGCGGAGGGTCAATGGAAGGGTGGTGCGAGGTTTTTCCAGGCAAACGTCGATGTATCTTTGTCCGCGCCTATGACCGGCTCAAATCCTACAATGAAGAATCGTCCCTGAAAGGGGAATATATATGCCCCCGCAATTGGGAACTGGACCAGACATCCTCCTGGACCAATTATTTTCTTGGCCGGGACCATCGGAAAACGACCTGTGATAAATGA
- a CDS encoding glycosyltransferase family 2 protein produces MENSKFKIQNSEPSGSVLPLSVYMITLNNGHTIEKALQSVAGWAEEVIVVDSHSTDGAPEIILKYTDRLYQYDTSSQRDKYQYAQDICKNKWVLFIDADEWLTPEIKDEITNIVLTGTDYDGFIVNRRNVYLGREIKYGGWYPDYEIRLYRKEKGKWEGGIHAKIHIDGKTGTLKNYYMHIPYADTAHQIRTIDRYSEAYADDLHTSGRSFHLINMLLRPVYRFFRDYIFKRGFLDGIPGLIIIASTMYYVFMKQAKLWEMERKVKSEFVRRKEQNKLL; encoded by the coding sequence ATGGAAAATTCAAAATTCAAAATTCAGAATTCAGAACCATCAGGTTCTGTGCTGCCCTTATCCGTTTATATGATTACACTTAACAATGGCCATACGATAGAGAAGGCTCTTCAGAGCGTTGCCGGCTGGGCAGAAGAGGTGATTGTTGTCGATTCACACAGTACGGACGGCGCCCCTGAGATAATCCTGAAATATACTGACAGATTATACCAGTACGACACAAGCAGTCAGAGAGACAAATACCAGTATGCGCAGGATATTTGTAAAAATAAGTGGGTGCTCTTTATAGATGCCGATGAGTGGCTTACGCCGGAGATTAAAGATGAAATAACAAATATTGTTTTAACAGGAACTGATTACGATGGTTTTATTGTGAACAGAAGGAATGTTTACCTCGGCAGGGAGATAAAATACGGCGGCTGGTATCCTGATTATGAGATACGTTTATACAGAAAGGAAAAGGGGAAATGGGAAGGCGGCATCCATGCAAAAATACACATTGACGGTAAAACGGGCACTCTGAAAAACTACTACATGCACATCCCCTATGCAGACACTGCCCATCAGATAAGAACAATCGACAGATATTCCGAGGCGTATGCCGATGATCTCCATACATCGGGACGCAGCTTTCACCTTATTAACATGCTTCTTCGGCCCGTATACCGTTTTTTCAGGGATTATATTTTTAAGAGAGGTTTCCTTGACGGTATCCCCGGTCTTATCATTATCGCGTCAACGATGTACTATGTATTTATGAAACAGGCAAAGTTATGGGAAATGGAACGAAAGGTAAAAAGTGAATTCGTCAGGAGAAAAGAACAAAACAAACTGTTGTAG
- a CDS encoding GDP-mannose 4,6-dehydratase, with translation MHDALKDKEVLVTGGLGFIGSNLSIELVKAGAHVTIVDNMLPRQGSNLFNIKDIEDKVKVNFSDVRNELSMNHLVKGKDYIFHLAGQVNHVDSMRNPLQDLDINCRGTLVLLESLRHHNRSARVIFAGTRGEYGSSVKLPVDEDHPTNPMGIYAVTNLTAEKMVLVYDDIFGIKGTCLRITNTYGPRHQMSHDEYGVFNWFIRKAMDDEEIPVFGDGRILRDFLYVEDLVECMLSMADVEAAYGKVFNIGTGLPVSFIDLAKIIIKVTGTGKAKFTEFTQERKEVEPGDYYADISLIKKTVGWAPHIPLEEGIGRTVAFYRKHRKEYW, from the coding sequence ATGCATGATGCATTGAAAGACAAAGAAGTCCTTGTAACCGGCGGTCTGGGTTTTATCGGAAGCAACCTGTCCATAGAACTCGTCAAAGCCGGGGCGCACGTTACTATTGTAGATAATATGCTGCCGAGACAGGGCAGTAACCTATTTAACATCAAGGATATTGAAGACAAAGTAAAAGTGAATTTTTCAGACGTGAGAAACGAACTTTCCATGAACCACCTTGTAAAAGGGAAGGACTATATATTCCATCTTGCAGGACAGGTAAACCATGTGGACAGTATGCGCAACCCTCTTCAGGACCTTGATATAAACTGCCGCGGGACACTGGTGCTGCTTGAGTCGTTAAGACATCACAACCGCTCTGCCAGAGTGATCTTTGCCGGTACAAGAGGAGAGTACGGGTCGAGCGTGAAGCTTCCTGTAGACGAAGACCATCCTACAAACCCCATGGGAATTTATGCTGTTACCAACTTAACGGCAGAAAAGATGGTTCTTGTCTATGACGATATATTCGGGATAAAAGGAACTTGCTTAAGAATAACAAATACATACGGGCCAAGGCATCAGATGTCTCATGATGAATACGGTGTATTCAACTGGTTTATCCGAAAGGCAATGGATGACGAGGAAATTCCTGTATTCGGAGACGGCAGGATACTTCGTGACTTCCTTTATGTAGAAGACCTTGTGGAATGTATGCTCAGCATGGCAGATGTAGAAGCTGCATACGGCAAAGTCTTTAATATCGGCACAGGCTTACCGGTGAGCTTTATCGATCTTGCAAAAATAATTATAAAGGTAACAGGCACAGGAAAGGCAAAATTTACTGAATTTACCCAGGAAAGAAAGGAAGTTGAACCCGGTGATTACTATGCAGACATTTCACTGATAAAAAAGACAGTGGGATGGGCACCGCATATTCCGCTGGAAGAGGGTATAGGAAGAACAGTGGCGTTTTACAGGAAACACAGAAAGGAGTACTGGTAA
- a CDS encoding DegT/DnrJ/EryC1/StrS family aminotransferase, with amino-acid sequence MIVNIFNLERDHEEIKGEIIGRFEDVLSNGEYILGKEVKAFEEAFAAYIGVKYAIGVNSGTDALKIGGLSTGLQRDDKIVTTPNTYISTAMGLSIHGITPLLCDIELDTYNMDPQKLEDLLKKEKGVKLCIPVHLYGQPCRMDEIREICARYGVRILEDACQAHGAKYKDAMVGTLGDLAAFSFYPTKNLGCYGDGGIIVTDSEDIYNKAIMLRAYGQEAKHVHAIEGFNSRLDEIQAAILRFKLGLLDRWNIKRRHFAWLYRRDLLDTPLLLPDEASWAYHVYHLFVVRAKKRDELTGYLKERGISTLIHYPTPIHLQKVYEHLGYQKGAFPNSETAAEEIISLPMYPSLREDEVLYVSKCIREYYGM; translated from the coding sequence ATGATTGTAAATATATTTAACCTTGAAAGGGATCATGAGGAAATAAAAGGCGAAATTATCGGGCGCTTTGAAGACGTGCTCTCAAATGGAGAGTATATACTTGGAAAGGAAGTAAAGGCATTTGAAGAAGCTTTTGCCGCATATATCGGCGTTAAATATGCCATAGGGGTAAACAGCGGAACAGATGCATTGAAGATAGGCGGGCTGTCCACTGGGCTTCAAAGGGATGATAAAATTGTGACAACGCCGAATACATACATTTCTACTGCGATGGGTCTTTCCATACATGGAATTACACCGCTTTTATGCGATATAGAACTCGACACATACAATATGGACCCCCAGAAGCTTGAGGATTTATTAAAGAAAGAAAAGGGGGTTAAGCTCTGCATCCCGGTTCATCTCTACGGACAACCTTGCAGGATGGATGAAATCCGGGAAATATGCGCCAGATACGGGGTGAGGATTCTTGAAGATGCCTGCCAGGCTCATGGCGCTAAATATAAAGATGCAATGGTGGGAACTCTGGGGGATTTAGCTGCCTTCAGTTTCTATCCGACAAAAAACCTCGGCTGCTACGGCGACGGCGGCATTATAGTAACGGATTCGGAGGATATATATAATAAGGCAATAATGCTGAGAGCATACGGGCAGGAGGCAAAGCATGTCCATGCCATAGAAGGTTTTAATTCGAGGCTTGATGAGATACAGGCAGCGATCTTAAGATTTAAGCTCGGTTTGCTCGACCGGTGGAACATAAAAAGAAGGCACTTTGCATGGTTGTATAGAAGAGATCTGTTAGACACGCCTCTTCTACTTCCCGATGAAGCATCCTGGGCATACCACGTTTATCATCTCTTTGTGGTCCGTGCAAAAAAGAGAGATGAATTAACCGGATATTTAAAAGAAAGAGGAATTTCCACTCTCATACACTACCCCACACCGATACACCTCCAGAAAGTATATGAACATCTCGGATACCAAAAAGGTGCATTCCCGAACTCGGAAACAGCAGCGGAAGAGATTATCTCCCTACCCATGTATCCTTCCCTGAGGGAAGATGAGGTGTTGTACGTATCAAAGTGCATAAGGGAATACTATGGAATGTAA
- a CDS encoding glycosyltransferase family 4 protein has translation MKILQLFSDWKWTGPAEPTVSLCEALTGEGVDVTLAYRCAPLDFQERTVEKQAKSRGIKTYDGFKMNRYFSPEEWLYDIKAIKSYAAINSIDIIHTNLSHDYYTAIFSLLFSSNGPLIIRTDHKRDGMPVNRFMSWAVRRTDGLVSYSSSIMKQDIEAFRFPKERTCVIPPGVRPYTGPLRDMRNEFGIKKDEKVIGIIGRLKPDRGYDVILEAFRLLRNRMDKVKLLIMGRSSQIEQSIKQPIVKLGLKDDVILAGYWIDDYFSVISTFDLFVMMRAGSDGTARALREVMAMGKPAIVSDMGMLPELVEDGKSGYVVRLDEHELAARLEEILSDEEKMKTFGLKAKQSAVEKWNFATQAQEMKAFYEKLLEMKKK, from the coding sequence ATGAAAATTCTACAATTATTCAGTGATTGGAAATGGACCGGGCCGGCAGAGCCCACTGTATCATTATGTGAAGCGCTGACAGGCGAAGGGGTTGATGTAACTCTGGCATATAGATGCGCCCCATTGGATTTTCAGGAAAGAACCGTTGAAAAGCAGGCGAAGAGCAGAGGGATAAAAACATACGACGGATTCAAAATGAACAGGTATTTTTCTCCTGAAGAGTGGCTTTACGATATAAAAGCTATAAAGTCCTATGCTGCCATTAACAGTATTGACATAATCCACACCAACCTTTCACATGATTACTATACTGCAATCTTTTCCCTCTTGTTTTCAAGCAATGGCCCATTGATTATCCGGACAGACCATAAAAGGGACGGGATGCCTGTTAACAGGTTCATGTCATGGGCAGTCAGGCGTACTGACGGTCTTGTAAGCTACAGCAGCAGTATTATGAAGCAGGATATAGAGGCATTCAGGTTCCCCAAGGAAAGAACCTGTGTAATTCCTCCCGGAGTTAGACCATACACCGGCCCTTTAAGAGATATGCGGAACGAATTCGGCATAAAAAAGGATGAAAAGGTCATCGGTATTATCGGAAGACTGAAGCCCGACAGGGGGTATGATGTCATACTCGAGGCTTTCAGGCTTCTGAGAAACAGGATGGACAAAGTAAAACTTCTCATCATGGGGCGAAGCTCCCAGATAGAACAGAGCATTAAACAGCCTATTGTCAAACTGGGTCTTAAAGATGATGTAATACTTGCCGGTTACTGGATAGATGACTATTTCTCAGTTATTTCGACTTTTGACCTCTTTGTTATGATGAGGGCAGGCAGCGACGGCACGGCACGGGCGCTCCGGGAAGTAATGGCTATGGGAAAGCCTGCCATAGTATCTGATATGGGGATGCTGCCCGAACTTGTAGAGGACGGGAAATCCGGCTATGTTGTCAGACTTGACGAGCATGAGCTTGCCGCAAGGCTGGAAGAGATTCTCTCAGACGAAGAGAAAATGAAAACCTTCGGCTTAAAGGCTAAACAGTCTGCCGTAGAAAAGTGGAATTTTGCTACTCAGGCCCAGGAAATGAAAGCTTTTTATGAAAAACTGCTTGAGATGAAAAAGAAGTAA